In the genome of Rhodoferax sp. BAB1, one region contains:
- the queC gene encoding 7-cyano-7-deazaguanine synthase QueC: MHKTALVLFSGGQDSTTCLAHALKSYERVETIAFDYRQRHHVELEARVQVLAEIRRQFPHWAPKLGQDHLLDLAVLGAVSETSLTRETAFKMESSGLPNTFVPGRNLLFLTLAAAVAYRRDLQVIVTGVCETDFSGYPDCRDDTMKAMQLALSLGMDKRYLIETPLMWIDKADTWRLAETLGGPALVDLIVEHTHTCYMGDRAHRHAWGYGCGTCPACELRARGWERYKTQVPN, translated from the coding sequence TTGCACAAGACCGCCCTCGTTCTTTTCTCCGGCGGGCAGGATTCCACCACCTGCCTGGCCCACGCCCTCAAGTCCTACGAGCGCGTCGAAACCATCGCCTTCGATTACCGCCAGCGCCACCACGTGGAGCTGGAAGCGCGCGTGCAGGTGCTGGCCGAGATCCGCCGCCAGTTCCCGCACTGGGCACCCAAACTGGGCCAGGACCACCTGCTGGACCTGGCCGTGCTGGGCGCCGTGAGCGAGACTTCTCTCACGCGCGAGACCGCTTTCAAGATGGAGTCCAGCGGCCTGCCCAACACCTTCGTGCCCGGGCGCAACCTGCTGTTCCTCACGCTGGCCGCTGCCGTGGCCTACCGGCGCGACCTGCAGGTCATCGTGACGGGCGTGTGCGAGACCGATTTCTCGGGTTACCCCGATTGCCGCGACGACACCATGAAGGCCATGCAACTGGCGCTCTCGCTGGGCATGGACAAGCGCTACCTGATCGAGACCCCGCTGATGTGGATCGACAAGGCCGACACCTGGCGCTTGGCCGAGACGCTGGGCGGTCCCGCGCTGGTGGACCTGATCGTCGAGCACACCCACACCTGCTACATGGGTGACCGCGCCCACCGCCACGCCTGGGGTTATGGCTGCGGCACCTGCCCGGCTTGCGAACTGCGCGCCCGCGGGTGGGAGCGGTACAAAACCCAAGTGCCGAATTAA
- a CDS encoding ABC transporter ATP-binding protein/permease has translation MFHKAALFKTFLVRTWALSLPYFKSEEKWKARALLAAIIGLNLGFVYTLVLFNEWNRFFYDALQEKNYPVFLEQLLRYTVLAFIYIIIAVYKFYLTQQLEMRWRAWMTRHYVQHWLAHQAYYQLELTRYAQLAPDQSPDNPDQRMQEDLNLFTTRTVGLSMELLNAVVTFISFVGILWTLSGEFTFNWGGTEFAIPGFMLWVAILYCAVGTVLTHYVGRKLIPLNYEQQRREADFRHHLVRVREYSEAIALDRGEVVENQQLKLRFDHVLRNYLQLIDAKKRLTMFTSTFYQASAVFPFLVAAPRFFSGAIQLGAMMQIASAFSRVQDSLSWFIDNYDNLAAWRATTDRLTHFEAAIVAASRPTQLHHEAGNGSGLQVSNLSLDLPTGKRLLAHTALQVKAGDSILLRGPSGSGKSTLFRALAGIWPLASGHVTLPASSMFIPQHPYFPNASLRDALAYPEPAANHDEETLKQALREALLPQLVDQLDVVDAWGQKLSGGELQRLALARVFLKKPAWVFADEATSALDEEAEKTLYRKLIEMVKAGNGAIVSIAHRQTVASFHEHTWTLEKSGDESVARFELRQA, from the coding sequence ATGTTCCACAAAGCGGCCCTCTTCAAGACCTTCCTCGTGCGGACCTGGGCGCTGTCTCTGCCCTACTTCAAGTCCGAGGAAAAATGGAAGGCACGCGCGCTGCTGGCGGCCATCATCGGCCTCAACCTGGGCTTCGTCTACACCCTGGTGCTGTTCAACGAATGGAACCGCTTCTTCTACGACGCGCTGCAGGAGAAGAACTACCCCGTGTTCCTGGAGCAGCTGCTGCGCTACACGGTGCTGGCCTTCATCTACATCATCATCGCGGTCTACAAGTTCTACCTGACCCAGCAGCTGGAGATGCGCTGGCGCGCCTGGATGACGCGCCACTACGTGCAGCACTGGCTGGCCCATCAGGCCTACTACCAGTTGGAACTCACACGTTATGCCCAGCTGGCGCCCGACCAGTCGCCCGACAACCCGGACCAGCGCATGCAGGAGGACCTCAACCTCTTCACCACCCGCACCGTGGGCCTGAGCATGGAGCTGCTCAACGCGGTGGTGACCTTCATCAGCTTCGTCGGCATCCTGTGGACGCTCAGCGGCGAGTTCACCTTCAACTGGGGCGGCACCGAATTCGCCATCCCCGGCTTCATGCTGTGGGTGGCCATCCTCTACTGCGCCGTGGGCACCGTGCTTACCCACTACGTGGGCCGCAAGCTGATCCCGCTGAACTACGAGCAGCAGCGCCGCGAGGCCGACTTTCGCCACCACCTGGTGCGCGTGCGCGAATACAGCGAGGCGATCGCGCTGGACCGCGGGGAGGTCGTGGAGAACCAGCAGCTCAAGCTGCGCTTCGACCATGTACTGCGCAACTACCTGCAGCTGATCGACGCCAAGAAACGCCTGACCATGTTCACCTCCACCTTCTACCAGGCCTCGGCGGTGTTTCCCTTCCTGGTGGCGGCGCCGCGTTTCTTCAGCGGTGCCATCCAGCTCGGCGCCATGATGCAGATCGCCTCGGCCTTCAGCCGCGTGCAGGACTCGCTCTCCTGGTTCATCGACAACTACGACAACCTGGCCGCCTGGCGCGCCACCACCGACCGCCTGACGCATTTCGAGGCCGCCATCGTCGCCGCCAGCCGCCCCACCCAGCTGCACCACGAAGCCGGCAACGGCAGCGGCCTGCAGGTCAGCAACCTCTCGCTGGACCTGCCCACCGGCAAGCGCCTGCTGGCGCACACGGCCCTGCAGGTCAAAGCGGGCGACAGCATCCTGCTGCGCGGCCCTTCGGGCAGCGGCAAGTCCACGCTGTTCCGAGCCCTGGCCGGCATCTGGCCGCTGGCCTCGGGCCACGTGACGCTGCCGGCTTCCAGCATGTTCATCCCGCAGCATCCCTATTTCCCCAATGCCAGCCTGCGCGACGCCCTGGCCTACCCCGAGCCGGCCGCGAACCATGACGAGGAAACGCTGAAACAGGCCCTGCGCGAAGCCCTGCTGCCGCAGCTGGTGGACCAGCTCGACGTGGTGGACGCCTGGGGCCAGAAACTCTCGGGCGGTGAACTGCAGCGCCTGGCGCTGGCACGCGTGTTCCTCAAAAAGCCGGCCTGGGTCTTTGCCGACGAAGCCACCAGCGCACTGGACGAGGAAGCCGAGAAGACCCTCTACCGCAAGCTGATCGAGATGGTGAAGGCCGGTAACGGCGCTATTGTTTCAATAGCACACCGGCAGACCGTGGCGTCTTTCCACGAACACACCTGGACACTGGAGAAGTCCGGCGACGAGTCCGTGGCGCGCTTCGAACTGCGTCAGGCCTGA